The uncultured Ilyobacter sp. genome has a segment encoding these proteins:
- a CDS encoding fructose-specific PTS transporter subunit EIIC: protein MKILDLLEKNTMVMDLKGDTKEAVIDELIEALDNAGKLNDKNAYREAILKRESQSSTGLEEGIAIPHAKVAAVKTPALAFGLHKSGVDYDALDGEPSQLFFMIAASEGASDSHIETLTKLTTSLLDDDFREALLKAETKEEVISIISKKDAEEETVEEDEVMNSKESGFLLAVTACPTGIAHTYMAADSLKKKAEEMGVKIKVETNGSTGIKNPLTQEEIDNAEAIIIAADKKVEMDRFDGKLLLEVPVKEGIRDPEGLIKKALNKEAPIYRTAGEKSTSSSSSERKGFYKHLMNGVSNMLPFVVAGGILIAVSFMFGIKAFDPTDPEFSPIAKFLMDIGGGGAFALMIPILAGFIGMSIADRPGFMPAMVGGFMAANQGGGFLGGLIAGFIGGYIVLAIKKSTSGMPQTLEGLKPVLIFPVLGLLFTGLAMKIILIPVVSINAAMSNFLTNMGTGNLVLMGIILGGMMAVDMGGPVNKAAFTFGIAAIESGNLAPHAAVMAGGMVPPIAIALATTFFKNKFSLQERESGLTNYIMGASFITEGAIPFAAADPGRVIPACILGSAVAGGLAMMFGCELPAPHGGLFVIPLVKNAGMYLIAILAGSSLSAVIIGGLKKPIAK, encoded by the coding sequence CTAGATAACGCCGGCAAATTAAATGATAAAAATGCTTATAGAGAAGCCATTTTAAAAAGAGAATCTCAGTCCTCTACAGGACTCGAAGAAGGTATAGCTATTCCCCATGCAAAAGTGGCGGCAGTTAAGACACCTGCTCTCGCCTTTGGACTTCATAAATCAGGAGTAGATTATGACGCTCTCGACGGAGAACCTTCTCAGTTGTTTTTCATGATCGCTGCATCAGAGGGTGCTAGTGATTCTCATATAGAAACCCTTACTAAATTAACCACCTCACTTCTTGATGATGATTTCCGAGAAGCCTTGTTAAAAGCAGAAACAAAAGAAGAAGTAATATCTATAATTTCTAAAAAAGATGCAGAAGAAGAAACTGTAGAAGAAGATGAAGTCATGAATTCAAAAGAAAGTGGATTTTTACTAGCTGTAACTGCATGCCCTACAGGGATTGCCCACACATATATGGCTGCTGATTCACTAAAGAAAAAAGCTGAAGAGATGGGAGTGAAGATAAAGGTAGAGACTAACGGATCCACAGGCATAAAAAATCCATTGACCCAAGAGGAAATAGATAATGCAGAGGCTATAATTATCGCAGCCGATAAAAAAGTAGAGATGGATAGATTTGATGGAAAACTTCTTTTGGAAGTTCCAGTAAAGGAGGGTATAAGAGATCCTGAAGGGCTTATAAAAAAGGCCCTAAACAAAGAAGCTCCTATATACAGGACAGCGGGAGAAAAAAGTACTAGCTCTTCATCTAGTGAAAGAAAAGGGTTCTATAAGCATCTTATGAACGGTGTTTCTAACATGCTACCATTTGTTGTGGCTGGTGGAATTCTAATCGCAGTATCCTTCATGTTTGGAATAAAGGCCTTCGATCCCACTGATCCTGAATTTAGTCCTATAGCAAAATTTCTTATGGATATCGGTGGAGGTGGAGCCTTTGCCCTCATGATACCGATCCTTGCTGGATTTATAGGTATGTCTATAGCTGACAGACCAGGGTTCATGCCCGCTATGGTTGGAGGTTTTATGGCTGCCAACCAAGGCGGAGGTTTCCTAGGAGGTCTCATTGCCGGTTTCATAGGTGGATATATCGTACTTGCAATAAAAAAATCTACCAGTGGAATGCCACAAACATTAGAAGGTTTAAAACCCGTACTTATTTTCCCTGTTCTGGGGCTTCTTTTTACAGGACTTGCTATGAAAATTATATTAATACCTGTAGTTTCTATCAATGCAGCAATGTCAAACTTCCTCACTAATATGGGTACAGGAAACCTTGTCCTTATGGGTATAATCCTGGGTGGAATGATGGCTGTAGATATGGGTGGGCCTGTAAATAAAGCAGCATTTACATTTGGTATAGCCGCTATAGAGTCTGGAAACCTTGCTCCCCATGCAGCTGTTATGGCTGGAGGAATGGTCCCTCCTATAGCCATCGCACTGGCTACTACATTTTTTAAAAATAAGTTCTCCCTTCAGGAGAGAGAGTCAGGACTTACAAACTACATCATGGGAGCTTCATTCATAACTGAAGGTGCAATTCCTTTTGCAGCTGCAGATCCTGGAAGGGTTATCCCGGCATGCATACTAGGTTCAGCTGTAGCAGGGGGCTTAGCTATGATGTTTGGATGTGAATTACCTGCTCCCCACGGAGGTTTATTCGTTATCCCTCTTGTAAAAAATGCAGGAATGTATCTAATTGCTATCCTAGCCGGTTCTTCACTGTCGGCAGTTATAATCGGTGGGCTTAAAAAACCTATAGCTAAATAA
- a CDS encoding NAD(P)/FAD-dependent oxidoreductase — protein sequence MKIYDLIVIGGGPAGIFAAIYAAKKNMSVAIIEKKNNIGKKILVAGSGKCNVTHQGEINYFLNRYGDHGKFLKNALYNYKPEDLIDFIESKGLKMQALENGKIFPETMRSTDVLNLLIKELKKLKVDILTNSRAISSEKKNEIFKIKTDNETFFGKNLLISTGGKSYPATGSEGDGYKLAQMFGHSIEAPRPALTTVYVNDYPYADLSGISFQNVKIELYRGNKKVKEHHGDVLLTHSNLSGPGIIDFSRNYEKGDTLFINFIGKELEDISGELIEASMTNGKQSIKRFFSKYNIPERFLKKLFKMHDIGEDVKLGELSKADRVLLIKKLSRHEFVISRLGNFDLAMATAGGVSLKEVSQKTMESKLVRGLYFAGELLDIDGDTGGFNIQAACSTGVLAAKSIKLN from the coding sequence TTGAAAATATATGATTTAATTGTAATAGGTGGAGGTCCGGCTGGGATTTTTGCCGCCATATACGCTGCAAAGAAAAATATGAGTGTGGCCATTATTGAGAAAAAAAATAATATAGGTAAAAAAATACTCGTGGCAGGTTCTGGAAAATGTAATGTAACACATCAGGGTGAAATTAACTATTTTTTAAATAGATACGGCGACCACGGGAAATTTTTAAAAAATGCCTTATACAATTATAAGCCAGAAGATTTAATTGATTTTATAGAATCAAAGGGACTGAAGATGCAGGCTCTGGAAAATGGTAAAATATTTCCTGAAACCATGAGATCTACAGATGTTCTGAATCTTTTGATTAAAGAGCTGAAAAAATTAAAGGTGGATATACTTACAAACAGCAGGGCGATTTCCTCAGAGAAAAAAAATGAAATCTTTAAAATTAAAACTGATAATGAGACATTTTTTGGAAAAAACCTGCTTATATCCACAGGAGGGAAGTCATATCCGGCAACTGGGTCAGAGGGAGACGGCTATAAATTAGCTCAGATGTTTGGGCACAGTATAGAGGCGCCTAGACCTGCCTTGACAACTGTATACGTAAATGATTATCCCTATGCAGACCTTTCAGGCATATCCTTTCAGAACGTCAAAATAGAACTTTACAGGGGAAATAAGAAGGTGAAAGAACATCACGGGGACGTACTTCTGACTCATAGTAATCTTAGCGGTCCTGGAATAATTGATTTTTCAAGAAATTATGAAAAGGGCGATACTCTTTTCATAAATTTTATAGGAAAAGAATTGGAAGATATTTCAGGAGAGCTTATAGAGGCCTCTATGACAAATGGGAAACAAAGTATAAAAAGATTTTTTTCCAAGTACAATATTCCTGAAAGATTTTTGAAAAAGCTGTTTAAAATGCATGATATAGGGGAAGATGTGAAACTTGGGGAACTTTCTAAAGCAGATAGAGTTCTTCTCATAAAGAAACTTTCAAGACATGAGTTTGTAATATCAAGACTTGGGAATTTTGATCTTGCCATGGCGACGGCAGGAGGAGTATCACTTAAAGAAGTGAGTCAGAAAACCATGGAATCAAAGCTTGTGAGAGGGCTTTACTTCGCAGGGGAACTTCTTGACATTGACGGAGACACAGGGGGATTTAATATACAGGCTGCATGTTCTACAGGGGTTTTAGCTGCAAAAAGTATAAAGTTAAATTAA
- the buk gene encoding butyrate kinase, producing the protein MGKYILAINPGSISTKVAVYEDKNIVFEKNIEHPSEELSKFEKITDQYEMRYKEIEKVLSENKFQLNTFSVIVARGGPVAVLEPGAYRINEAMVKKLMNNPLVDHASNLGGVIAFNLAKPLGIPAFIYDAVSTDQMTDIARISGLREIARKSLIHALNMRSVGMRCAEKMKRNYNDLNFIIAHLGGGITIAVHEKGRMTDLVSDDEGPFSPERAGRVAGKDLINMCYLYDEDIMKKKLRGQGGLVSYLGTTSTVEVEERIKSGDEYAKLIYEAMAYQVSKGICELTAVVKGKVDLIIITGGIAYSELMTSWIKERVEWVAPVEIVPGAKELEALAYGALRVINGKEKAREFK; encoded by the coding sequence ATGGGGAAATATATACTGGCTATAAATCCTGGATCAATTTCAACAAAAGTAGCGGTGTATGAAGATAAAAATATTGTGTTTGAAAAAAATATTGAACACCCATCAGAAGAGCTCTCCAAGTTTGAAAAAATTACAGATCAATATGAGATGAGATATAAAGAGATTGAAAAGGTGTTGTCAGAGAACAAGTTTCAATTGAATACTTTCTCTGTGATAGTTGCAAGGGGCGGGCCTGTAGCTGTTTTAGAGCCTGGGGCTTACAGAATAAATGAGGCCATGGTGAAAAAGTTGATGAATAACCCCCTGGTAGACCATGCATCAAATTTAGGGGGAGTAATTGCCTTTAATCTGGCTAAACCATTAGGTATTCCCGCATTTATCTATGACGCTGTCTCAACAGACCAGATGACAGATATTGCAAGGATTTCCGGGCTAAGGGAGATAGCCAGAAAAAGCCTGATCCACGCTCTGAATATGAGGTCGGTGGGAATGAGATGTGCCGAAAAGATGAAAAGAAATTATAATGATCTGAATTTTATAATAGCTCATTTAGGAGGAGGGATAACCATAGCCGTTCATGAGAAAGGAAGGATGACCGATCTTGTATCAGATGATGAGGGACCTTTTTCCCCAGAAAGGGCAGGGAGAGTCGCAGGGAAGGACTTGATCAATATGTGCTATCTGTATGATGAGGATATAATGAAAAAAAAGCTAAGGGGACAGGGGGGGCTAGTCTCTTATCTAGGAACCACCAGCACTGTTGAGGTGGAAGAAAGAATAAAAAGCGGAGATGAATATGCAAAGCTCATCTATGAAGCCATGGCTTATCAGGTTTCTAAAGGCATATGCGAGTTGACAGCTGTGGTAAAGGGAAAGGTGGACCTGATTATAATCACAGGAGGGATTGCATATTCTGAGCTAATGACTTCTTGGATTAAAGAGAGGGTAGAATGGGTAGCTCCTGTTGAGATAGTCCCCGGGGCAAAGGAGCTAGAAGCACTGGCCTATGGTGCTCTCAGAGTAATAAATGGGAAAGAGAAGGCTCGTGAATTTAAATAA
- a CDS encoding bifunctional enoyl-CoA hydratase/phosphate acetyltransferase, giving the protein MVIKNFEELIGKIKKNQKTKRVVVVCADDRHTLEALKKAEKDGIVQSILIGNKNKIKKLLNEISFEKKEETIIDSESDKYAASKAVEIIREQKADFMMKGKIQTADLLKAVVDKNKGLGKDRIMSHVSILEIPTYHKILAVSDGGMVICPSLKEKKQILKNAVEVFLSLGYENPKVAVLAAVEKVNPKMKETVDGETLKNMNQNREIVNCLIEGPISYDLAMSMESAIIKEYKSPVAGDADILLVPDITTGNILSKSLVYSGKSKMAGFITGARVPIALTSRGASSEEKYLSLVICSAMF; this is encoded by the coding sequence ATGGTCATTAAAAATTTTGAAGAACTTATAGGAAAAATAAAAAAAAACCAGAAAACCAAAAGAGTTGTCGTCGTCTGTGCAGATGATAGACATACCTTAGAAGCCCTCAAGAAAGCTGAAAAAGATGGGATAGTACAGTCAATTTTAATAGGGAATAAAAATAAAATAAAGAAACTTTTAAATGAAATATCCTTCGAAAAAAAAGAAGAAACTATCATAGACTCTGAATCAGATAAGTACGCCGCATCTAAGGCGGTAGAAATCATAAGGGAGCAAAAGGCGGACTTTATGATGAAAGGTAAAATCCAGACAGCTGATCTCTTAAAAGCTGTTGTTGATAAAAATAAGGGACTCGGTAAAGATCGTATAATGTCCCATGTCTCTATTCTAGAAATCCCCACATATCATAAAATTTTGGCTGTAAGTGACGGTGGCATGGTGATCTGCCCCAGTCTTAAAGAAAAAAAACAGATATTAAAAAATGCCGTTGAAGTTTTCTTGTCTCTCGGGTATGAAAATCCAAAAGTGGCTGTACTGGCAGCAGTTGAGAAGGTAAACCCTAAAATGAAAGAAACTGTTGACGGAGAAACACTGAAAAATATGAATCAAAATAGAGAGATAGTAAACTGTCTAATCGAGGGTCCTATCTCTTATGATCTGGCAATGTCAATGGAATCAGCTATAATTAAGGAGTACAAAAGTCCTGTAGCTGGGGATGCAGATATTCTCCTAGTGCCTGATATCACCACAGGAAATATTCTGTCAAAATCTTTGGTTTATTCTGGAAAGTCAAAAATGGCAGGGTTTATAACAGGGGCAAGAGTTCCTATAGCCCTTACCTCTAGAGGTGCATCTTCAGAGGAAAAATACCTCTCTTTGGTTATATGTTCGGCCATGTTTTAG
- the lepA gene encoding translation elongation factor 4, whose amino-acid sequence MLQKFKRNFSIIAHIDHGKSTIADRLLQLTGTISERDMKAQVLDSMDLEREKGITIKAQAVTLYYDAKDGNRYELNLIDTPGHVDFIYEVSRSLAACEGAILVVDAAQGVEAQTLANVYLALENDLEVVPVINKIDLPAADVDKVKNEIEDIIGLPADDAVLTSAKAGIGIEELLEAIIERIPAPEHQEEGPLKALIFDSHFDDYRGVITYVRVLDGGIKKGDKIKIWSTGKELEILECGVFSPVMKSTGELSSGSVGYIITGVKTIQDTQVGDTITHAKRPCAEPLQGYRPAQSMVYAGLYPISTDDYSDLRDALEKLQLNDASLSFVPETSLALGFGFRCGFLGLLHMEIIVERLRREYNIDLISTSPSVEYRVHMENGSSYTIDNPCEFPESGSGKKTVEEPFIKGNILVPKDYVGNVMELCQEKRGVFIDMNYIDENRAMITYELPLAEIVIDFYDKLKSRTRGYASFEYEMIGYKESKLVKVDILVSGNPVDAFSFISHADHASTRGRAICEKLKEIIPRQQFEIPIQAALGAKIIARETIRAFRKNVTAKCYGGDITRKKKLLEKQKEGKKRMKQIGNVEIPQEAFVSVLKLND is encoded by the coding sequence ATGTTACAAAAATTTAAGAGGAATTTCTCGATAATTGCACATATAGATCACGGTAAATCAACAATTGCCGACAGATTGCTACAACTAACTGGGACTATATCAGAACGTGATATGAAGGCCCAGGTCTTAGATTCTATGGATCTTGAGAGAGAAAAGGGGATTACTATAAAGGCTCAGGCTGTTACCCTCTATTATGACGCAAAAGATGGAAATAGATATGAATTAAATCTAATAGATACTCCGGGACACGTAGATTTTATCTATGAAGTTTCTAGGTCGCTGGCTGCATGTGAAGGGGCAATTCTTGTGGTAGATGCTGCCCAGGGAGTAGAGGCTCAGACCCTAGCCAATGTTTATCTAGCTCTTGAAAATGACCTAGAGGTAGTGCCTGTAATCAACAAAATAGATCTTCCTGCAGCTGACGTAGATAAAGTAAAAAATGAGATAGAGGATATCATCGGTTTACCTGCTGACGATGCAGTTCTGACTTCTGCAAAGGCAGGAATAGGTATAGAGGAGCTTTTAGAGGCTATTATAGAGAGAATACCAGCTCCTGAGCATCAAGAGGAAGGACCTCTAAAGGCTCTTATTTTTGATTCACATTTTGATGACTATAGAGGGGTAATCACCTATGTAAGAGTACTTGACGGCGGTATCAAAAAAGGTGACAAAATAAAAATATGGTCCACTGGAAAAGAATTGGAAATACTAGAGTGTGGAGTTTTCTCTCCTGTGATGAAGTCTACAGGAGAACTTAGCTCAGGTTCGGTCGGATATATAATTACAGGGGTAAAAACTATCCAGGATACCCAAGTGGGAGATACTATTACCCATGCTAAGAGACCTTGTGCAGAACCGCTACAGGGCTACAGACCTGCCCAGTCTATGGTTTATGCAGGTTTATATCCTATATCAACAGATGATTATTCAGACTTGAGGGATGCCCTTGAAAAACTTCAGCTAAATGATGCTTCTCTTTCTTTTGTACCAGAAACTTCGTTGGCTCTAGGATTTGGTTTTAGATGCGGATTCTTAGGCTTACTTCATATGGAGATAATCGTAGAAAGACTGAGAAGAGAGTATAACATAGATCTTATCTCTACCTCACCATCAGTTGAATACAGAGTTCATATGGAAAACGGAAGTTCATATACAATCGATAACCCTTGCGAATTTCCAGAGTCAGGAAGCGGTAAAAAAACCGTAGAAGAGCCTTTTATAAAAGGAAACATCCTCGTACCGAAAGATTATGTAGGTAATGTAATGGAGCTTTGTCAGGAAAAAAGAGGCGTTTTTATCGATATGAATTATATCGACGAAAACAGAGCCATGATAACTTACGAACTGCCTTTGGCAGAAATAGTAATAGATTTTTATGATAAGCTAAAATCTAGAACCAGAGGTTATGCATCTTTTGAATATGAGATGATAGGATATAAGGAATCTAAACTTGTAAAAGTAGATATACTGGTATCAGGTAATCCTGTAGATGCCTTTTCATTCATATCACATGCAGATCACGCCTCTACTAGAGGGAGAGCTATATGTGAAAAACTCAAAGAGATTATTCCTAGGCAGCAGTTTGAGATACCTATACAGGCAGCACTAGGAGCGAAGATAATAGCTAGAGAAACTATCAGAGCATTTAGAAAAAATGTAACTGCTAAATGTTATGGTGGAGATATCACAAGAAAGAAAAAGCTCCTAGAAAAACAAAAAGAGGGAAAAAAGAGAATGAAGCAGATAGGGAATGTAGAAATTCCTCAGGAAGCCTTTGTATCTGTCTTAAAATTAAACGACTAA